Within Carettochelys insculpta isolate YL-2023 chromosome 21, ASM3395843v1, whole genome shotgun sequence, the genomic segment TGGGGCTTAAGAAGAGGAGATTCTTGATGCAGGGACCTCTATTCCCCCTTAATTCCTGTGGTTGTCTTAAAGGTTTGGTTTAAGATTGTGGTCTTTTCTTATGTTTTTCCTCCTTGGACTACTCTCTGTCTGAGTTCTCTTGAATCAGATGTTGCCACTTGGCCCAGTTGTTGTTGTGTCCAACATCTCAGGTACTGTTTTTCATATGGGTACTTTATAAATTAAGACATGAACCCAATGAAGTAAAATCAAAACAGGTTGTCACTCAAGTCTTGACATAAGTTTGCAAGCATGCAAGCAAACTCCTCCTTAAAATATAAAATGGACAGACCTCCTTTAACATCAGCTAGATGTATTTTCAGAAGGTAACCAAGGCCCTTGTTGCGTCACAAGAGGCAGAGTTACAAGTGATGTCATAAAGGCCCTAGTTGACAAATAGCAAGAATGCTTTCATTTTGGCTATATATGCTCCTATATAGCCAATAATTTTCTTCTTGTCCTTGGCTTTGTCTTGTTCCTTCAGCAGCTGACTTTCCTCTCTGATTTGATGTACCATGTGAAGCAGTCTGTGTTACTACTGTAAGAATCACGATGTGCCCTTAACTCTTACAGCATTAAAGgtttaaatgatttttaaaaaaattagctttattttatttttctttctttcttcagcagaaaaataaacagaaaatgaaagggGATACTGTGAACGTGCGCCGAAGTGTCCGGGTGAAAACCAAGGTCCCCTGGATGCCGCCAGGCAAAACATCCATCCGGGAGTCTGCTTACAAGTGGGAGGTATAGCTAACTTTTGCTTTTTAATTGGGTTGGACTAAGTGGTGGTACCTAGGTTTTAAGTTTAGGATTGCAGGGTGTCAGGGTTAGAGGATTCTGGACCATAAGTAAGGTGGCCACTACCACCTGGCAGCCTCTTTAAACATCCAGTATTCATGTCTGACTTTTGGAAACTTGTCTGTACATGCACATTCTAAATGGGGGTTCGTCATGTGTTGAACTGGGCTTTCCCAGTGCTGCTTTTGTGTGCAACTGTCTGTCCCTTTCACCCTCTTTCCCACACCATCCCATATACTGAAAGGTTGGAGAAATCCCCCTCATTTGGAAGGCAGGGGTAAAAAAGGAATAAAAGACCTTTTTCTGAGGCACAGATATTTTATAGGCCACTATGTCTGCTGTGTCTGCCATCAGATTGCTGGAGGGGAGTGTATTGAACTCCCTTTCCCACTAGGGCCTGAAGGAGctgtccattcccagctcctaCTGGCTTTGAACTTGTGACTCTGATTATCCTTCGTGACTATCAGCTGATCAAGCTAATCCTATGTGTGCTGTTTTGGTGGATTTGgaatcttttttttcccattagGAGCCTATTACAACTGTCTGAAACAGGTTGAAGTAGTGATGATTATAGAGCCTGGGTGTTTTATCTCACACTCATTAGAAGTTTTTCAGACATGTGATTTGGTCCTAGATTGGTTTTGGAGGTGTTAAGGCTAAATATTGTGTGTCCCTTTTAAAAAGGCCATGACTATTACATTCCCACCAGGGCCCAACCCATCGCTTGGAAATTACTCCTCCAGATTCAGAAAAACTGCTCTCAGTGCTGCGTCTGAGTGACCTCTCTACAGATGAGGAAGATGCTATTCACTGCAAGATGAACAAATATGAGAAGAAGATAGATAGCCTGATGAATGTTGTGGGGACGCTGAAGAATGAGGTGAGAAGACCATACTGAAGGCTTGGGGGTGATGCAAGGAAGGGGGCTTACAGACTAGGCAAAGTGAAACTGAAAGAGGAAACTTGATAAGAGGAAACTAAAGACCCCAGGATACAATGTTGAAGGGCAAATGGATTCTCAGCTCATTTGTTACGTATCTTATGAGTCCAGTATGAATTAATTGCGAAGGACTTAGCTACCCTAATGCATTCGTTCACCAAAGAGTCTGCTAGCAAGATTTCAGCTTTCattcactttagctgtgtctcAACTACAGATTAATGAGCGCCTTTTTTACTTGTGCTGAAATGAATGATGGAACATCTATGACTCTCTGTCATACAGGATGATGATTGGCCTCAGTTTCTATGTATAAAGTCTTGTTTCCACCATGTTCCTAAATCTAAAAGATGTTCCTCCCAAAAGATTAAAGTGTCTAATCCTGCTGACCCATAGGATCGCACAGTTGAACAGTATATTCCTCATGCCTTGCTGCTGGCACTTATGCTTCAGTGATGTCTTGTTATCCCAATGGCCTTTCTAAGTACTTGTTAATATTTTAATAGCTGTCTTGTGAGAATCTGCATACTGAATTTTAAAGTGCAGATTTAATGTGATGCTCAGGCCCAACATAGTGAGGGGAGAACACAGACATTTTTCTTTCAGCTTCTCCCAAAGTTTCCCCCCAGCCAGTTAGAAAATGGCTAAATTGTAAATGCAATCTACCCAGACTAATGCTTTAGACATAACATAGAAGTATCATCTATGTCATCAGTCTTAACCTTCAAATTAGGGGAATAACAGGCCCTTCTTTTACATTGAGTGGAGGCCGGTGCATTGGTTAAATTCCAGTATAAGGTCTCAGTCTCAGTTCCTAAATATTTTCAGCAATTTGTTTTTGTGAATACTATAGctaatgagaaatcctgtggctttcagactaacagatattttggagcataagcttttgtgcacaaaaacccactttgtcacatgcaatgttgtgcatctggcaaagtgggtctttgcccacgaaagcttatgctccaaaatatctcagtctataagatgccacaagacttcttgtggtttttgtggatatggactaACATGGATATGGGCTGATAGTTGTCTATAGTATTCTTCATCTACTAAACTCTTTAGGAGCCTCGCTGTGTGCTGTTGAAAAGCTGCTGCATTTCATTGATGGGGGATCTGAACCATCTGCAACTTTGTAAAAGCACCGTGATTTGTGTAAAGTTCTCTAGACATAGAAATAAGATGTGTCCTCCTTAGGCCAAGATGCAGAAGCGGGAAGAACAGCAGCAGATTGCAAAGCGTCTCCTTGAGGAGCAGAAAGATGAGCTAGATGAAGTCACACAGGAGCTCGTGGAAACAGAACATGAGAATACCTTGCTCCGACGTAACATTGAGCGCATAAAGGAGGAGAAAGATCTTACTTTGTAAAGAACTTACTGTTAACTCCTGTGTGTTTTATGTActgtaaaaaaatatttaaagagcACTTGTCTCCTTCATAAAAAACATTGACAAAGTTAACTCCCAGGAGTCTAAAGCTGAGGGTCACTGCATAATTGACGTTCCCTTTTCTTATATTCGCTTCCTTCGTAATGGTATAGTGAAATCCTATTTCCATTATTTTTGCATAGCGGTTTTGTGGTGGCAGTAGAAAAAAACCTGTTTCAGCCTTCTCAAAGCAATTATGTGGAAGCAAGTAACAGTTTAGCTCCTGTTGTTGTATCCGTTTCACTGAGTGGGGAAAACATAAAACATGTTGATGTGAGTCATCTCCCCTTTCTCCTGTTTCTTACACTAAAGATTATATAGCAAAATCTCTGAACCTTTCAGGAGAGCTTTATGAATAAGGATTGAAATGGGTTCTATGAACTCTTTATGAAAGTTTTTTTTTGAGTTCTAGTTGTGTGTCTCCAATTTTTTAGTGCATCCAGCTAAGTGTTCAGCTGCTCCCAGAAATAAGTCTCCAAAATGGCTTGATACAATTCTTTAGGAATATTAATGTTCTAGAAAAAGGTGTGGTTTAGTACGGTGGGGCAAATTTGCTTTTGCGTAACCCCAAAATTGGCTTCTTCTGATATTTCCCACTTGCAAGATGAGCTCCTAGCCAGCACACGAGGATGGGAAAGATGTGCTGATCCCCCATTGCAACCCACTTCCAAAACCAAAAAGTGATACATTTCTACTATTTGTGGTAATCTTTTTGTTTGTGAGGTTTATGGGTTAACCTCCGATCAAAAACTCTAATTACAAGGCTTCCTTTAAGCGCAATGTTACACGTGCAGCCTGGTTGTTGCATTTGGCTCTCCTTTCTGCTGATGTTCTTGCAGAATGCAGAAGAGGCACTTGCAGCATGAGAAGGAGTGTTTGATGTCCAAGTTAGTGGAGGCAGAGATGGacggagctgcagcagccaaacaGATTCATGCGCTGAAGGATACAATTGGGAGACTCAAAAATGTAAGTGATGGCACAGTTCACTGTAGTAGTTGCTGTACTGCCACACTGCTGTTCTCAGAGCTGTCATAGAATCAGTGGTTCAGAGATTGTTGAGAAAAAATGGAGAGGTGTTTAAAGTGCTCGATAGGCCTTTGGGCACAGAATATGCTTGAAAACCAGATTATGTAAAGTCTGAAGTCACTTTGAATTTACAGATGGGAGTTTACCTGCCAGCATCTTCACGTCCCACTGCCCTTTGTGGATGTGATGCTGATGATCAAGTTCTTTTTAGTTATGTTCCAAGTATTTGCATTGTGACTATGGCCAATACCAAGCTCTAGATGCTGAAATGCAGACAAATATGACcctgtctttctttttttagGAGAAACAGATGACTAGCTCAGACATTAATACACTGACAAGGCAAAAAGAGCTGCTGCTACAGAAATTAAGCACCTTTGAAGAAACCAATAGGACTCTCCGGGATCTACTTAAAGAACAGCACAACCGGGAGGTGAGCAGTGCTGCATGTTTCCACCCTGATTTGCAGGAGACAAATGCTTCACTCCCTTCTGCCTCAGTTCTCCTAACTCTAAAATAGACCTTACCCTTCCTTTTGGAGGCTCAGATAAAGTTTGAACAGTAGCGTGAAGATGTTAAGAGGCCTGAATGCTAGGCAACCTGTAGGAATGCATCAGTGTAATTACAGTTATTACTGCAGCTTATTAAAAATGTGCAGCTTTGGTCAAAGTCAGGTTGGTGACAAAGTACTTCCCCAGCCACCCGTGATTTTAATAAGAAAAAATCCATCAAAGGTGTGTGTTTGTCCAAAGTGGGAGAAGTTTGCAAGATCTTAGTTTGCCATTGTGCATTTTAGTATCCTCTTTGACTGGGTTAAAGGAAATATGAGTGAGGAAGCTTTCTGGGATTGGCGTTCTGGGAGAAGATAGGTGAAAGTTAAATTGTTGTCAGGGTTGACACTTTAGTGTTAGCTGAGAACTGATGCTTGAATAATGATATAGACATTTTTCTCTGCTTCATCAATCTTAAATTAGAAGATTCATCCTCTTGGGGTAGGACATGGAGAATGGCTTTGGAAAAAAGCTTAATGAGCTCTTTCTTGTTTGTTCATTTTCTTGTAGAAAGATGCACAGAAGTTGATGGAACAGCAGGGGTTGCTGCTAAAAAGGCTGTCTGACTCCGATGCAGAGAAAGCGGTAATGCAAGAGCGAAAAAATGAGACTGAccctttatttttaaacatgggTGACCAATAGTGATATAATATTGTAGAGACGCCATTGCAACCCTTCATTGACCCTCTTTtttcctgccccccactcatAGCAACAGAGTATTTTTTCACTTAAGATCTGGGTGGTGTTTGTCTTCCAGAATCTGAAGCTGAGGCTAcaggagaaagagaaggaggTGGAAGATCTCTACATTCAAATACAGACAGAAAAGGTAGTTTCTCTTTTTAACCTCCTTTGAACTACTTGAACCTGCAAAACTATAATGGGCTCTGGGACTGGAGGCTGCTGTGCTGAATTAAGGCCTTACAGGTTCTGCTTTCTTGTTTGAACTGACAGATTTCTATCTAAGCCCCGCATGGAATTCCTGATTTAGCGATTAATGTCCATCACAAAGACTTTTGGCAACAAATATAAAATGATAGATGTCACCTCAGGACTGACTATTTCCTAGCACTTTTCCAAAGTTGCTCTTGCACCATTTGCTTGGGATGGGTCTCGTGCTGCTTGGAGGCAGTGCCAGGATAGGTGCTTGGCTGCAGCAAATCCTGATGGGTGATTTCCTCCTTTTGCTAGGAACCAGCAGTTCCCCATGGCCTCAGGTTCCAATGTGTCCTGCCTTCTCCTAGTCACAAGTTCCCTGGAAGCAGATGGGACACATGGAAACAGTGGCCAGGGTTGAATGTATTTGGCTTATAGCAAATCCTTGCAGATTGGTCAGCCAGAGTGACAGTGGGGTGTAGATTCTGTGTCACCTCAGAAAGAGGGGGCTCCTGTCCTGGTGCACTTGAGTGGGCAGAGGGACCTGTGAAGGCGCTTAAGAAAGGTGGGAGGAAGAGCAGGATTTATGGTAGTGGAAAAGGGAATATTGCCATTCATCAGCTCCTTAATGCAGAATGCATGGCCTTGGGGTGCTTAGAATTACTCTAGTTTTCTGTAAACATTTTCTTCCCATTGGTCTCTCTAGACAAAACTGCTGGATTCTAGCAAGCCCTACAGGCCATGACTCTTGCCTCTCCACCCACAAAATAACCTGAGCAAATTTGACTCTCATGTCTGGCCTTCCTGCTCCCATGGCTAAGAAAATTAGTTTTTGAGAGCGCTCTTTCTGACAGTTCCTTTTATCACTGCTGGTGTTTGTTGAAGCAGAGGCCTGAACTGTTGCCTGGTGTGAAATGTCCCATCTGTTTCAATGCCCGAGAAAACATTTAGTCCTGTCTGTTTTATATAGGATCAAGCAAAGACAGCATGTGAACTCTCCAAATCTATGGAAGCTGTGAAGGGTCATTTACAGGCACAGCTGCGAAATAAAGAAGCTGAAAATAATCGTCTGGCAATTCAGATCCGGGTATGTTTTCAGTATTCACCAGACCATTCGAACTGAACAGCTAAGGGTACTTAGGAGAGTGGCGGacatggaatgtctacactgaCGTCACTTATGTGGTTGGTGTGCATTTTCTTCTGTAATTTTGTTTTGAGAACTAAAACTTTTTCACTTATGTGAAGTGAAATCACAAACTTGAAGGGTTAATTGCATTGCCAAGTAATTACTTGTTACTTTAGCTTTCCCCTCAAATCAGGTGAGTTGAAGTTTCTGCTTAACCACCTATCTGGCAGGATGGGAAACCATTTAACTTCCTACCTGGGAAAAAGAAATTCTTGCCATGGGTCCCTTCATCTGATCGCAAAGAAGTGTGTTTGTTTCACTGTTATCACTGGTGATGCCTATGATCAATGGTGTGTAATgtcttccatatgaggagaaattacaaaaattAGGGCTGTTCAGTTAAGGAAAGAGATACCGAAGTGGGGATGTGACAGAGGCCTATAAAATAATTCTGTATCTCATCCCATGAATTAAGTGGACAGTGCTGCAACAGGAATGGAAGACTGAATGGATATTACAGTAATTGCAAGGTGGAGCACATTGCTAGATGGTTCATGTCCACTTCTCAGCTGCTGGGAGATGAGTTGGCTGTCTTGACTAAATATAAACCATTTCATGgtgaatttttttccccctcttttcctTTCCAGAATCTGGAGCGCAGTGGGGCTCAGCATAAAGCAGAGGTAGAACATATCATGGAACAGTTAAAAGAGCTGAGACAGAAGGGGGAGCGCGACAAGGAAGCCCTCAAGAAAGCCGTACGTGCACAGAAAGAGCGGGCAGAGCGCAGTGAAGAATATGCAGAGCAGCTGAATGTTCAGCTAGCAGAAAAGGTAAAGCTGGTTGTGAAGAGGAGGGAAAGAGAATTCTTTATGGTCTGTGTTTGTGCATATCTTTGACTTCTGATACCAGCACTGGAGGAGATCGGCTTTATCTGATGTGGCTTAGGTGTGTACTCAGTCCATTTGCTGTGCATTTAAATAAGCCATTATTTCTGAGCTGTCACGGTTCCTTCCTTGGAATGAGTGCATGTGATGATTTATATCCTGTGATTAAACTGGCAGATCTGCCGTTATCCAGACTTTCTGTTCTCTTGAGAGCCAGCTGAAGGAAATGGACAAAATATTGCGGGGCCTTTCTTTGCTTTGGAACTTGTATGGTGGTCAATATTGAGCATCTTTCAGAGTTATGGATGGAAATGGCAGGTGACAAAGAAGATTCTCATAGTGACAATGGGGAAGGAGATAGGAATAAAAATGAGAATTTAGTCCACCAAAGAGGAAATCACTGGGGAAGTCAAATAGTACAGAGACCTGTAAATAAATAAGGCGCACATGTATTTGCCTTTAGAGAAAAGGGATTGAAAgctagagtttaaaaaaaaaaaaaggaagattggGACCAAGACAAAACAGAAAAGTTCAGGCATTTTAGACTACTTGTCCCCTTACTTCTGGTGTTCTGGGCTCAACTTCTGGGTCCAAGGCCAATGCAGAGTCTTAGCTATGCCTTGCATTCCCTAATGgttatatttgtttttttcaaaggGGAGACCCTCCTCTTTCTGTAAGGCTGTGAGCTGCCAGCATCATTGGAAAATATATTTGACAAGGATGTGAAGTGAGAAAATGAATTAATGGTTTTAAAATCTGATGCTGAGGAACAGACGTACTGTCTCTCTGAAATGTCTGAGATGCTTCGCTGCAATGACATGTTTCACTTTGCACATCACTGTTGTGCTGGGATCTTTGTCAGTCTTGCCTCTCTCATTCCACATATTTTGACAGGACAGTTACGTTGCTGAAGCGCTGTCCACTTTGGAGTCCTGGAGGAGCCGCTACAACAAAGTGGTAAAGGACAAGACTGACCTGGAGCTTGAGATTGTTATGCTGAACAGGTGATAGCTCTGGTGTGGGATGCCAGCATGAATGCAGCTGGGGTAATTGTTCAAGAAGGGACTCTTCAagtctccaggctggggcataAGTACTCAAATGAAAGCTAGACCCAGCATAGTCtaatggtggcagccaggaggtcTGGCTTCTACTCCTGACTGTCGCAGTGATTGTTGATGAAATCACTTATCCTTGCACCTGCTGCCCTTTCtgtaaaatacatatatttatttttctttgaaggATCTCAGAATGGCTCACAGTGAAAGAAACTATTTAAATGCAAAGCAGTTTAAGGCTGATTGGGTTTTGTGGGCCTTGTGGGGGCAAAAATGGTCAGCATCATCCAAATGGAGTTATCACAGACAAAAATAAGCATGGGTGCATGAGGGAATAACCATATTAGTAGGAGTGTCCAGCCTATGGCACACAAGCTGTACATGTCCCACAGTCTGCTTCAGTACAATATACTAGTGACCAATTCATTCACACTTTGTCACTATGTTTAAATCAGCTTAGTTGACAAAAGTCCATAAGTGTACAATGCTGTACACAGGAACAACCTGCCTAAATACATATGAAACAAGCTGAGtgtaaaaaataaatcaatacaGGTGACTTTAAATCTTATTAAAATATGTGAAATCTATTTGGCCCATACAAAGCTTAAGGTGTTTAGGTTTTATGTGGCCATCCCTTGTCATCAGGTAGGGCACCACTGCATTAGGCTGTACAGCTCAACTGTAATGTATCAATGCCACTGCAATGAAATGCCACCATCCCACTAACATCTGTGTGCCTGTTTCCCAAAAAGAGTGGAGCGAAAGAGGAAGTGAGAGTAAAGTTTGTGTAGCCAACCAGTAGGGTATGCCTGTATGAGATATGGAAGGAAAAAGGAGACTAAAGTGTGTTTATTCCTGAAGGTGAATTTCAAAGAACAAGATTTTTCTCTGCCATCTAATGGTTAATTTCACCTCCTGTATGACAGCCGTATTTCAGACTTGTTGGAGCAGCAGACCACCATGGAGGACAAAATGCGGGAAGACAGGGATGCTCTGGTGGATAAACTGCACCGACAGACCACGGAGACCACATCTTTCAAACTGGAGAACGAAAGGCTGAAAGTCAGTTGACTATCCAGACGTTCTGTATTGAAGTGTCAGCATAAGGGTAAAGCTGTagtgagcagctgctgcccatgtAATTTATTTCTATACTTATCTCCTTTGACCCCATTTGATGTCAGATCGAGTTGCACAGGAAAACTTAATGTAGTTAAATTGACTGAGTGTATTTTCAGTCCTACGTTCCATTGTTTGACTCCAGTGAGGTAGGCTGAAATTATTGAATAGAGGAACACAATGTTTGTTGGGGCGGGGTGGAAAAGTCTTTTTCTACCCTCTGATCCAGTATGTGGGATTGGAGATATGCTTATCTGCCTGGTCTCCCAGATgacatgttgttgttgttgtcaccCAGTTAGACAGGGAATAAAATAGGAAGATGTCTGATGTCCTGTCCACACACCTACAAAAACACATAGAGTATGGTACATAATTCACCTGATTCAAACAAAGCTTCAGTTCAAATAAATCATACGTGACCCTGATCCAGTGGACACAGCTCATGTATATTTGGAACATGGTGGAACAACGCTCCTATGGGTGTAAGACCATATTCTCTGCTGGCATAAATTATTGAAGCTCctctgaagtcaataggactCTTCGAGTTATTCCAACAGAGAATTTAACCTTTAATTTGCACTAGCGTCTGCTCTAACTTAGCATAAAGTACATGGGGACAACTTAGCCTGTTCTAAACATGAATAGAATAGAATACAAGGTGTCTTCTCCATTTAGGCTGCTATGGTCCCAGTGGAGGAAAAGCTGAACCAAGCTCAGATGGAGGTGCAGCAACTCAAGGCATCTCTCAGGAACTATGAAGGGCTGATTGAAACCTATAAGTCTCAGGTATTTTATTCAACTTTCCTTTTACCTTTGCTCCTTATACAAACTGGTTGTCTTCCCTTGCTGTTGTGGTTCATTCTCTCATATGGCTGTCAGATGATGCTGTATTCCATCTTTCTTCATGTGATTAACAAATAATATATCTTCTGTGCAAATGATTGTTATAGGTTATTCCATTCAAGTGGCAGCCTGTAGTCTGTCACCTGTTGTTCTTTGGACTGTGGAAAATTTGCCTCACTCTGCATACCCTGATCATCCACGCTATCAGCAGAAGCTGAGTCCATGCGTAAAGATCTTGCTACATGGATAAAATGTCTAGAACTGATCTTGGTCATTGTCACTTTTCAGCTGCCTCAAGAAGCAAATGCAAGAGTAAAATATCTAAATCTAGTCATATCCTCCACAGCCTTTTCATGTGACTAATACTTCCCTTTGCTGAGATATGTGTTTGGTGGTGGTAGGAAGGAAATGCACAAAGAGGTAAAGGGAGAAATCTTTGGAGGAAAGTACAAAGGAGGGtgagaagttttttgttttgttttgtctataAAATGTGCATAAGTGGAAAACCTCCAGAATTTGGGTTGGGAGTGTCCAGTGGCTTACAAAAATCCTGCTAATGGATTGCAACAGTTgtaattttgctagtgtttagCAAATTTTCTGTGCTTGAAAACCCTAACATAGTGGTGCGCCTGTTCTTTCTGTGCCCAGGTGCTGAAAACCCGAATGGAAGCTGATGAGGTGACTGTGAAACTGGAGCTGTGTGACAAAGAGAATAAGACACTAAAAGATGAAATGAATAAGGAGATTGAGCTGGTAATTATTGCTCTTTGTTTTGCAAAGTACATTGAATTTTCCAAAAGTCCCATGGAGGACCTT encodes:
- the ODF2 gene encoding outer dense fiber protein 2 isoform X1 — encoded protein: MGELRAASLKRTRKFGGGSRCCCCLSCPCCCPLPRPPSPRALHGSSNSSYRRLAANFEEILRRRLQSRLGPGWFPPSSKNEITAISAQRKTSQGAQELMLTQKNKQKMKGDTVNVRRSVRVKTKVPWMPPGKTSIRESAYKWEGPTHRLEITPPDSEKLLSVLRLSDLSTDEEDAIHCKMNKYEKKIDSLMNVVGTLKNEAKMQKREEQQQIAKRLLEEQKDELDEVTQELVETEHENTLLRRNIERIKEEKDLTLMQKRHLQHEKECLMSKLVEAEMDGAAAAKQIHALKDTIGRLKNEKQMTSSDINTLTRQKELLLQKLSTFEETNRTLRDLLKEQHNREKDAQKLMEQQGLLLKRLSDSDAEKANLKLRLQEKEKEVEDLYIQIQTEKDQAKTACELSKSMEAVKGHLQAQLRNKEAENNRLAIQIRNLERSGAQHKAEVEHIMEQLKELRQKGERDKEALKKAVRAQKERAERSEEYAEQLNVQLAEKDSYVAEALSTLESWRSRYNKVVKDKTDLELEIVMLNSRISDLLEQQTTMEDKMREDRDALVDKLHRQTTETTSFKLENERLKAAMVPVEEKLNQAQMEVQQLKASLRNYEGLIETYKSQVLKTRMEADEVTVKLELCDKENKTLKDEMNKEIELARKQFQRQLAELEKLPEILKITETKLAECQDQLQSYEKKNMDLSAMITDLRQRIELQGDKMEMTREKYQSAQEENKQLILKLEELERKLETTGAQNIEFLQVIAKREESIHQSQLRLEEKTRECSSLARQLEMAIEDAKRQVEQTRDRAASRERAAQSKMLELETQLSRTKTELNQLRRNKEDSERRYQSRLQDLKDRLEQSESTNRSMQNYVQFLKSSYANVFGESALLSSPIRSRSPP
- the ODF2 gene encoding outer dense fiber protein 2 isoform X3, which encodes MKNRSTSPPLHVHVDENTPVHVHIKKGQKTTPAKSQQKNKQKMKGDTVNVRRSVRVKTKVPWMPPGKTSIRESAYKWEGPTHRLEITPPDSEKLLSVLRLSDLSTDEEDAIHCKMNKYEKKIDSLMNVVGTLKNEAKMQKREEQQQIAKRLLEEQKDELDEVTQELVETEHENTLLRRNIERIKEEKDLTLMQKRHLQHEKECLMSKLVEAEMDGAAAAKQIHALKDTIGRLKNEKQMTSSDINTLTRQKELLLQKLSTFEETNRTLRDLLKEQHNREKDAQKLMEQQGLLLKRLSDSDAEKANLKLRLQEKEKEVEDLYIQIQTEKDQAKTACELSKSMEAVKGHLQAQLRNKEAENNRLAIQIRNLERSGAQHKAEVEHIMEQLKELRQKGERDKEALKKAVRAQKERAERSEEYAEQLNVQLAEKDSYVAEALSTLESWRSRYNKVVKDKTDLELEIVMLNSRISDLLEQQTTMEDKMREDRDALVDKLHRQTTETTSFKLENERLKAAMVPVEEKLNQAQMEVQQLKASLRNYEGLIETYKSQVLKTRMEADEVTVKLELCDKENKTLKDEMNKEIELARKQFQRQLAELEKLPEILKITETKLAECQDQLQSYEKKNMDLSAMITDLRQRIELQGDKMEMTREKYQSAQEENKQLILKLEELERKLETTGAQNIEFLQVIAKREESIHQSQLRLEEKTRECSSLARQLEMAIEDAKRQVEQTRDRAASRERAAQSKMLELETQLSRTKTELNQLRRNKEDSERRYQSRLQDLKDRLEQSESTNRSMQNYVQFLKSSYANVFGESALLSSPIRSRSPP
- the ODF2 gene encoding outer dense fiber protein 2 isoform X5; translation: MKNRSTSPPLHVHVDENTPVHVHIKKGQKTTPAKSQQKNKQKMKGDTVNVRRSVRVKTKVPWMPPGKTSIRESAYKWEGPTHRLEITPPDSEKLLSVLRLSDLSTDEEDAIHCKMNKYEKKIDSLMNVVGTLKNEAKMQKREEQQQIAKRLLEEQKDELDEVTQELVETEHENTLLRRNIERIKEEKDLTLMQKRHLQHEKECLMSKLVEAEMDGAAAAKQIHALKDTIGRLKNEKQMTSSDINTLTRQKELLLQKLSTFEETNRTLRDLLKEQHNREKDAQKLMEQQGLLLKRLSDSDAEKANLKLRLQEKEKEVEDLYIQIQTEKDQAKTACELSKSMEAVKGHLQAQLRNKEAENNRLAIQIRNLERSGAQHKAEVEHIMEQLKELRQKGERDKEALKKAVRAQKERAERSEEYAEQLNVQLAEKDSYVAEALSTLESWRSRYNKVVKDKTDLELEIVMLNSRISDLLEQQTTMEDKMREDRDALVDKLHRQTTETTSFKLENERLKAAMVPVEEKLNQAQMEVQQLKASLRNYEGLIETYKSQVLKTRMEADEVTVKLELCDKENKTLKDEMNKEIELARKQFQRQLAELEKLPEILKITETKLAECQDQLQSYEKKNMDLSAMITDLRQRVRDWQKGPTAMLSSSRGPK
- the ODF2 gene encoding outer dense fiber protein 2 isoform X2; protein product: MGELRAASLKRTRKFGGGSRCCCCLSCPCCCPLPRPPSPRALHGSSNSSYRRLAANFEEILRRRLQSRLGPGWFPPSSKNEITAISAQRKTSQGAQELMLTKNKQKMKGDTVNVRRSVRVKTKVPWMPPGKTSIRESAYKWEGPTHRLEITPPDSEKLLSVLRLSDLSTDEEDAIHCKMNKYEKKIDSLMNVVGTLKNEAKMQKREEQQQIAKRLLEEQKDELDEVTQELVETEHENTLLRRNIERIKEEKDLTLMQKRHLQHEKECLMSKLVEAEMDGAAAAKQIHALKDTIGRLKNEKQMTSSDINTLTRQKELLLQKLSTFEETNRTLRDLLKEQHNREKDAQKLMEQQGLLLKRLSDSDAEKANLKLRLQEKEKEVEDLYIQIQTEKDQAKTACELSKSMEAVKGHLQAQLRNKEAENNRLAIQIRNLERSGAQHKAEVEHIMEQLKELRQKGERDKEALKKAVRAQKERAERSEEYAEQLNVQLAEKDSYVAEALSTLESWRSRYNKVVKDKTDLELEIVMLNSRISDLLEQQTTMEDKMREDRDALVDKLHRQTTETTSFKLENERLKAAMVPVEEKLNQAQMEVQQLKASLRNYEGLIETYKSQVLKTRMEADEVTVKLELCDKENKTLKDEMNKEIELARKQFQRQLAELEKLPEILKITETKLAECQDQLQSYEKKNMDLSAMITDLRQRIELQGDKMEMTREKYQSAQEENKQLILKLEELERKLETTGAQNIEFLQVIAKREESIHQSQLRLEEKTRECSSLARQLEMAIEDAKRQVEQTRDRAASRERAAQSKMLELETQLSRTKTELNQLRRNKEDSERRYQSRLQDLKDRLEQSESTNRSMQNYVQFLKSSYANVFGESALLSSPIRSRSPP